In Moorella sp. Hama-1, a single genomic region encodes these proteins:
- a CDS encoding zinc-dependent alcohol dehydrogenase — MTEKIPEKMKALVLFGPNDVRLVEKPVPKPGPGEVLVRVAACGICGTDVKIITKGMPKMPPYGEFTFGHEWAGTIVALGETVDEFQVGDRVAIEAHKGCGRCENCIDGKYTACLNYGRLDKGHRAAGMTVDGGFAEYAVQHINSVYKIPDNITFNEATYVTTAGCALYAIDKSGGYIAGDTVLVIGPGPIGLSVIQGARALGAEKIILMGTREDRLAKGRELGATHTINIRETRDPVTEVMAITGGKGAERVFECAGNSQSFEYGIKSAKKGGVMVLVSFYKEPVTANLDYVVLNQISLLTVRGEGNQNCKRALSLMAQGKIDAKPIMTHAFPLEEFQKGLDYFVNRKDGAMKVVINP; from the coding sequence ATGACGGAAAAGATCCCGGAAAAAATGAAGGCCCTGGTCCTCTTTGGCCCCAATGACGTGCGCCTGGTGGAGAAACCGGTGCCCAAGCCCGGCCCCGGCGAAGTACTGGTCCGGGTGGCCGCCTGCGGTATCTGCGGTACGGACGTCAAGATTATCACCAAGGGTATGCCCAAGATGCCGCCCTACGGCGAGTTCACCTTCGGCCACGAGTGGGCCGGGACTATCGTCGCCCTGGGGGAAACGGTGGACGAGTTCCAGGTGGGCGACCGGGTGGCCATCGAGGCCCATAAGGGTTGTGGCCGCTGCGAGAACTGCATCGACGGTAAGTACACCGCCTGCCTGAACTACGGCCGCCTGGACAAAGGCCACCGCGCCGCCGGGATGACCGTCGACGGCGGCTTTGCCGAGTACGCCGTCCAGCACATCAACTCGGTCTACAAGATCCCCGACAATATCACCTTTAACGAGGCTACCTATGTGACCACAGCCGGCTGCGCCCTCTACGCCATCGATAAGAGCGGCGGCTATATCGCCGGGGATACGGTCCTGGTCATCGGCCCCGGGCCCATCGGCCTGTCGGTGATCCAGGGCGCCCGGGCCCTGGGAGCGGAGAAAATTATCCTTATGGGTACCCGGGAGGACCGGCTGGCCAAAGGTCGGGAACTGGGGGCCACGCATACCATTAACATTCGCGAAACAAGAGATCCTGTCACTGAGGTAATGGCGATTACCGGCGGCAAGGGCGCCGAAAGGGTCTTTGAGTGCGCCGGCAACTCCCAGTCCTTCGAGTACGGCATTAAATCAGCCAAAAAGGGCGGTGTCATGGTCTTAGTTTCCTTCTATAAAGAACCAGTGACGGCCAACCTGGATTATGTCGTCTTAAACCAGATCAGCCTCTTAACGGTACGCGGCGAGGGCAACCAGAACTGCAAGCGCGCCCTGTCCCTGATGGCCCAGGGCAAGATCGACGCCAAGCCCATCATGACCCACGCCTTCCCCCTGGAGGAGTTCCAGAAGGGTCTGGATTACTTCGTTAACCGTAAGGACGGAGCCATGAAGGTAGTAATTAACCCTTAA
- a CDS encoding Tm-1-like ATP-binding domain-containing protein encodes MPAKAIALIVTVDTKEAEARFLQDFITSHGWQAPVLDVSTRHPHSFPAAYPREEICRRGGVECKDLGTLRRDAMIATMGRGAAAVLQELYERGELAGVLGIGGNQGTAIAALAMRALPIGLPKVIVSTVASGNVRPYIEYKDIIMMFSVADLLGGPNTVSRTILSNAAGAVMGMAFYGRPLQTGERPVIAVTALGNTDPAVTAARGHLVELGYEVIAFHASGACGSAMEELIEAGVINGVLDLTPHELIGEVHGDDIYTPLRPRLEAAGRRGIPQVLSLGGLDYFCFGPPESIPPRFRGRPTHYHNPYNTNVRATAAELARVGEVMATKLNASRGPVAVLVPLKGWSENGRAGGPLHDPEADAALVAALEANLAPRIKLMKIEAHINDPVFATSAAAVMHQLMEVS; translated from the coding sequence GTGCCAGCAAAGGCCATTGCCCTTATCGTCACCGTGGATACCAAAGAGGCCGAAGCCCGCTTCCTGCAGGACTTCATCACCAGCCACGGCTGGCAGGCTCCGGTACTGGATGTCAGCACCCGCCATCCCCATAGTTTTCCGGCTGCCTACCCACGGGAGGAGATCTGCCGCCGGGGTGGAGTGGAGTGTAAGGATCTGGGCACCTTACGCCGGGACGCTATGATAGCCACCATGGGCCGGGGAGCAGCCGCAGTATTACAGGAACTTTACGAACGGGGCGAGCTGGCCGGGGTCCTGGGTATCGGCGGCAACCAGGGTACGGCCATAGCGGCCCTGGCCATGCGTGCTTTACCCATCGGCCTGCCCAAGGTGATTGTCTCCACGGTGGCCTCCGGCAATGTCCGTCCTTATATAGAGTACAAAGATATTATCATGATGTTCTCGGTAGCCGACCTGCTGGGCGGCCCCAACACCGTCAGCCGGACCATTCTCAGCAATGCTGCCGGAGCGGTGATGGGCATGGCCTTTTACGGCCGGCCCCTGCAAACCGGTGAACGGCCGGTGATTGCCGTTACAGCCCTGGGCAATACCGACCCGGCGGTGACCGCCGCCCGGGGGCATCTGGTGGAGCTGGGGTATGAAGTTATAGCCTTCCACGCCTCCGGGGCCTGCGGCTCGGCTATGGAGGAACTAATCGAAGCCGGGGTAATCAACGGTGTACTGGACCTCACCCCCCACGAACTCATAGGCGAGGTCCACGGCGACGACATCTACACCCCCCTGCGGCCGCGCCTGGAGGCGGCGGGCCGGCGGGGTATTCCCCAGGTGCTATCCCTGGGAGGCCTGGATTACTTCTGCTTTGGCCCGCCGGAAAGCATCCCGCCCCGTTTCCGGGGCCGGCCGACCCACTACCATAACCCCTACAACACCAATGTACGGGCTACGGCCGCCGAACTGGCCCGGGTGGGCGAGGTCATGGCCACCAAATTGAACGCCTCCCGCGGGCCGGTGGCGGTGCTGGTTCCCCTGAAGGGATGGTCCGAGAATGGCCGCGCCGGCGGCCCCCTCCACGACCCGGAAGCCGATGCCGCTTTGGTGGCGGCCTTGGAAGCCAACCTGGCCCCCAGGATCAAGTTGATGAAGATTGAGGCCCACATTAACGACCCGGTCTTCGCCACCAGCGCCGCCGCCGTGATGCACCAGCTGATGGAGGTTTCTTAG
- a CDS encoding SLC13 family permease has translation MATASQAGKSGQQPVAAAKNSGIKWVYFIIGLAILGLFSILPVPADMKPQAMRTLGVMATTVFWWLTETLPIPVTALMVPVMLHFTGILSLDKSIAQSFGDSFVPFLIGVLALSVAFTMSGLGKRITYLLLALSGTKVNRVIGIYFLVSFVISMFVTDVAVVAMMLPIVVGLLQSVDAKPGESNLGRGLMMAIMFGSTLGGICTPSGVASNVITMSFLTKAKVAVSFLDWVAIATPIFLVVGLISWWLILKIFPPEIKELPYGKEVIRKELGSMGAWSVEEITTLVVFLLAVVLWLTGSWNKMPIALVSLIILGLLSMPGIGVFKKWSDVEKRLEWGALMLVVGGFALGLGASQSGLAQWVAQHALKPMAVLPLTLQPLAVTLLVAVDSLGFSSFTAAASVNVPFIIAYAQQNGLPVLSLAMAAGFASSTHFILVTESPSFVLPYAYGYFSFKDLFKIGVIMTIISAVAIAVGLVIAGMPAGVPLP, from the coding sequence ATGGCTACTGCCAGTCAAGCCGGCAAGAGCGGCCAGCAACCGGTCGCGGCTGCGAAGAATTCCGGCATCAAATGGGTTTACTTTATTATCGGCCTGGCCATCCTGGGGCTCTTCTCAATTTTACCGGTACCGGCTGATATGAAACCCCAGGCCATGCGCACCCTGGGGGTCATGGCGACGACTGTCTTTTGGTGGCTGACGGAGACGCTGCCGATCCCGGTGACGGCGCTCATGGTCCCGGTGATGCTCCACTTTACCGGTATTCTCAGCCTGGATAAATCCATCGCCCAGAGTTTTGGTGACAGTTTTGTGCCCTTCCTGATCGGCGTGCTGGCCCTGTCGGTAGCCTTCACCATGTCCGGCCTGGGCAAGCGCATCACTTACCTGTTGCTTGCCCTTTCCGGTACCAAAGTTAATCGGGTAATTGGAATTTATTTTCTGGTGTCCTTCGTTATCTCCATGTTCGTCACCGACGTGGCCGTGGTGGCCATGATGCTGCCCATCGTTGTCGGCTTGTTACAATCGGTGGATGCCAAACCGGGGGAGAGCAACCTGGGCCGGGGACTGATGATGGCCATCATGTTCGGTTCGACCCTAGGCGGCATCTGTACCCCCTCTGGAGTAGCTTCCAACGTTATTACCATGAGTTTTCTTACTAAGGCTAAAGTAGCGGTCTCCTTCCTGGATTGGGTGGCCATAGCTACGCCCATCTTCCTGGTGGTCGGCCTTATTTCCTGGTGGCTGATTTTAAAGATCTTTCCGCCGGAGATTAAAGAGTTGCCCTACGGCAAAGAGGTTATTCGTAAGGAATTGGGAAGTATGGGTGCCTGGTCCGTGGAAGAAATCACTACCCTGGTCGTCTTCCTCCTGGCAGTGGTCCTCTGGCTTACCGGGTCCTGGAATAAAATGCCCATCGCCCTGGTCTCGCTAATTATCCTGGGCCTCCTGTCCATGCCCGGTATTGGTGTCTTTAAAAAATGGAGCGACGTCGAGAAACGCCTGGAGTGGGGCGCGCTGATGCTGGTAGTGGGCGGCTTCGCCCTGGGTCTGGGGGCCAGCCAGAGCGGCCTGGCTCAGTGGGTGGCCCAGCATGCCCTGAAACCCATGGCCGTCCTGCCCCTTACCTTACAGCCCCTGGCGGTTACCCTGCTGGTGGCTGTGGATTCCCTGGGTTTCTCCAGTTTTACGGCGGCGGCCTCAGTTAATGTACCCTTTATCATTGCCTATGCCCAGCAAAACGGCCTGCCGGTGTTATCCCTGGCCATGGCCGCCGGCTTTGCCTCTTCCACCCACTTTATCCTGGTGACCGAGAGCCCCTCCTTTGTTTTGCCCTACGCCTATGGTTATTTTAGCTTTAAAGACCTCTTCAAGATCGGCGTAATTATGACGATCATCAGTGCCGTCGCCATTGCGGTGGGCCTGGTTATAGCGGGGATGCCGGCCGGGGTGCCTTTACCTTAG